One Meiothermus sp. CFH 77666 genomic window carries:
- a CDS encoding DUF4332 domain-containing protein, protein MSGNVIFANFQAARRFAEAMNAKRDLVRHPEQAVSASQINAMGLIDEMLHFVVRQYLEQHPGVMQQALSALEKSVGPEAVEKALRSFATEFPPIRVYRGEMSLEAYLADTSEGRSNREILLEEMLMLWMANANPAFGPYSELFDDGNLERTTAYLPIIQGLETFFEGQPAFAETGLSLFKTLRLPALQHPNSLEAQLQFLLKRFAGSLGRFYYRMLISLDVIREEGRSFAVPIHFDQPGGGGGESELLDVRRLTLEPEPEAFSPDLDWMPRCVLIAKNTFVWLDQLSRKYRREITTLDQIPEEELDLLQSWGVTGLWLIGLWERSKASKRIKQMMGNPDAVASAYSLYDYVIAKDLGGEAAVEVLRQKAARRGIRLASDMVPNHVGIDGRWVMEHPDWFISLPYSPYPNYTFNGPDLSEDARVGIFLEDHYYDKSDAAVVFKRVDRQTGEVRYIYHGNDGTAMPWNDTAQLNYLLPEVREAVIQTILHVARQFPIIRFDAAMTLAKRHIQRLWWPEPGGSPWGASIPSRAEHAMTKEQFDAAMPVEFWREVVDRVAREAPDTLLLAEAFWMMEGYFVRTLGMHRVYNSAFMNMLRDEKNAEYRQIMKNTLEFEPEILKRFVNFLNNPDEKTAVEQFGKGDKYFGVMTLCATLPGLPMLGHGQVEGFTERYGMEYRRAYYDETPDQGLVDYHYQQIFPLLKKRYLFAEVENFVLYDALAGEAVNEDVFVYSNRAGSERALVAYHNKNAHTSVWVRRSVGQPFKTGQGRETRQVGLAEGLQLSFDQRTFSIFRDLVTGLEFIRNNQELHEAGLYLELGPYQRKVLLDWREVYDHDGTYARLAQMLGATGVPSLDEARQELWLEPILRPFRELVNPTLFHKLLEGNSTLNEALREEVQGKLLALYKGVDQHLGSKPALLPVQQVLGRLEGALKVVDRGDLITSGALLGWVFTHGLGKAEESRAHLDEWRLGRVLEQTLSELGLGEVDARRAVSLTRLLLAHPELAQNPALLVQQMPGLLQEPDVQGFLKVNRFDGVVYFNREAHQAWLTGLNQMSLALAASEGEPPARVEKERKAWAALVAKLEKAAESSGYVVDQYLARIAPRKATPRKATERTRAQASAKSADSGAAKTKAPRKASAKKASSPTKAAKPKTEASKGSSGTKAAKTKGPASSARKARSSPAKSTPDDLTRIKGIGPKISAALQAAGITTFAQLARAKPETLKAALAAANLRFAPGLSTWAKQAAYLAKGDEKGFAAYIQKITAGRE, encoded by the coding sequence TTGAGTGGGAACGTAATTTTTGCCAACTTTCAGGCTGCTCGTCGCTTCGCCGAGGCCATGAACGCCAAGCGCGACCTGGTGCGCCACCCGGAGCAGGCCGTTAGCGCCAGCCAGATCAATGCGATGGGTCTTATAGACGAGATGCTGCACTTTGTGGTGCGGCAATATCTGGAACAGCATCCAGGCGTGATGCAGCAAGCGCTTTCGGCGCTAGAGAAAAGCGTGGGCCCGGAGGCGGTGGAAAAAGCTCTGCGTTCGTTTGCTACCGAGTTCCCCCCCATTCGGGTTTACCGGGGCGAGATGAGCCTCGAGGCCTACCTGGCCGACACCTCCGAGGGCCGCTCGAACCGTGAAATTCTGCTGGAAGAGATGCTGATGCTCTGGATGGCCAACGCCAACCCGGCCTTCGGCCCTTACAGCGAGTTATTTGATGATGGCAACCTCGAGCGAACCACCGCCTACCTGCCCATCATCCAGGGCCTGGAAACCTTCTTCGAGGGCCAGCCTGCTTTTGCCGAAACCGGCCTCTCCCTCTTTAAAACCCTGCGCCTGCCAGCCCTGCAACACCCGAACTCCCTCGAGGCCCAGCTTCAGTTCTTACTCAAGCGCTTTGCGGGAAGCCTGGGGCGCTTCTATTACCGGATGCTCATCAGCCTCGATGTAATCCGCGAGGAGGGGCGCTCCTTTGCGGTGCCCATCCACTTCGACCAACCGGGCGGTGGGGGTGGGGAAAGCGAGCTGCTGGATGTACGGCGGCTAACCCTGGAACCCGAGCCCGAAGCCTTCAGCCCCGACCTGGACTGGATGCCTCGCTGCGTGCTGATTGCCAAAAACACTTTTGTCTGGCTGGATCAGCTCTCCAGGAAGTATCGCCGCGAGATCACCACCCTCGACCAGATTCCCGAGGAAGAGCTCGACCTCCTGCAAAGCTGGGGCGTGACCGGCCTGTGGCTGATTGGGCTGTGGGAGCGCAGCAAGGCTTCCAAACGCATCAAGCAGATGATGGGCAACCCCGACGCGGTGGCTTCGGCCTACTCGCTCTACGACTACGTGATTGCGAAGGATCTGGGCGGCGAAGCGGCGGTCGAAGTACTCCGACAGAAAGCCGCCCGGCGCGGCATCCGCCTGGCCTCGGACATGGTGCCCAACCATGTGGGAATTGATGGGCGCTGGGTGATGGAACACCCGGACTGGTTCATCAGTCTTCCCTACTCTCCCTACCCCAACTACACCTTCAATGGGCCGGATTTGTCGGAGGATGCGCGGGTGGGCATCTTTCTGGAAGACCACTACTACGACAAATCGGACGCGGCAGTGGTATTCAAGCGGGTGGATAGGCAAACAGGCGAGGTTCGCTACATCTACCACGGCAACGATGGCACCGCCATGCCCTGGAACGACACCGCCCAGCTCAACTATCTGCTGCCGGAGGTGCGTGAGGCGGTAATCCAGACCATCCTGCACGTGGCGCGGCAGTTTCCCATCATCCGCTTTGATGCCGCCATGACCCTGGCCAAGCGCCACATCCAGCGGCTGTGGTGGCCCGAGCCGGGCGGCTCGCCCTGGGGGGCTTCCATTCCCAGCCGGGCCGAGCACGCCATGACCAAAGAGCAGTTCGATGCCGCCATGCCGGTGGAGTTCTGGCGCGAGGTGGTGGATCGGGTGGCCCGGGAAGCGCCCGATACGCTCCTCCTGGCCGAGGCCTTCTGGATGATGGAGGGCTACTTTGTGCGTACCCTGGGGATGCACCGGGTCTACAACTCGGCCTTCATGAACATGCTGCGCGACGAGAAGAACGCCGAGTACCGGCAGATTATGAAAAACACCCTCGAGTTCGAGCCGGAAATCCTGAAGCGCTTTGTGAACTTCCTGAATAACCCCGACGAAAAAACCGCCGTCGAACAGTTTGGCAAGGGCGACAAGTACTTTGGGGTGATGACCCTGTGCGCCACCCTACCGGGCCTGCCCATGCTGGGCCACGGGCAGGTGGAGGGCTTCACCGAACGCTACGGGATGGAGTACCGCCGGGCCTACTACGACGAGACCCCCGACCAGGGCCTGGTGGATTACCACTACCAGCAAATCTTCCCCCTCCTCAAGAAGCGCTACCTGTTTGCCGAAGTGGAGAACTTTGTGCTCTATGACGCGCTGGCTGGGGAAGCCGTTAACGAGGATGTGTTTGTCTACTCGAACCGGGCCGGCAGCGAACGGGCGCTGGTGGCCTACCACAACAAAAACGCCCACACCTCGGTCTGGGTGCGGCGCTCGGTGGGGCAACCCTTCAAAACCGGGCAGGGGCGCGAAACCCGGCAGGTGGGCCTGGCGGAGGGGCTGCAACTGAGCTTCGACCAGCGCACCTTCAGCATCTTCCGCGACCTGGTCACGGGCCTCGAGTTCATCCGCAACAACCAGGAACTGCACGAGGCGGGGCTTTACCTCGAGCTCGGCCCCTACCAGCGCAAGGTGCTGCTGGACTGGCGCGAGGTCTACGACCACGACGGCACCTACGCCCGGCTGGCCCAGATGCTGGGGGCAACCGGGGTACCCAGCCTGGACGAAGCCCGCCAGGAGCTATGGCTGGAGCCCATCCTGCGGCCCTTCCGCGAGCTGGTGAACCCCACCCTGTTCCACAAGCTGTTGGAAGGCAACAGCACGCTAAACGAAGCCTTGCGCGAAGAAGTGCAGGGCAAGCTGCTGGCGCTCTACAAGGGGGTTGATCAACATCTGGGTAGCAAACCCGCCCTGCTGCCGGTGCAGCAGGTGCTGGGCCGCCTGGAAGGAGCGCTAAAGGTAGTGGACCGGGGTGACCTGATCACGAGCGGTGCCCTGCTGGGCTGGGTTTTCACCCACGGTCTGGGCAAAGCCGAAGAGAGCCGCGCCCACTTGGACGAGTGGCGCCTGGGGCGGGTTCTGGAGCAGACCTTGAGCGAGTTGGGCCTGGGCGAAGTAGATGCGCGGCGCGCGGTGAGCCTGACCAGGCTACTCTTGGCGCATCCAGAGCTGGCGCAAAACCCAGCCCTACTGGTTCAGCAGATGCCAGGGTTGCTCCAGGAACCCGACGTGCAGGGTTTTTTGAAGGTCAACCGCTTCGACGGCGTGGTGTACTTCAACCGAGAGGCCCACCAGGCCTGGCTCACGGGGCTGAATCAGATGTCCCTGGCATTGGCCGCTTCCGAGGGTGAGCCTCCCGCTCGGGTCGAGAAGGAGCGCAAAGCCTGGGCGGCCCTGGTCGCAAAACTAGAAAAAGCCGCCGAGTCGTCCGGTTATGTGGTCGATCAATACCTGGCGCGAATTGCGCCCAGGAAAGCCACCCCGCGCAAGGCTACAGAGCGCACCAGAGCTCAGGCCTCTGCCAAGTCCGCAGATTCTGGGGCCGCGAAAACCAAAGCGCCTCGAAAGGCTTCGGCCAAAAAGGCTTCTTCCCCAACAAAAGCGGCCAAACCGAAGACGGAAGCCTCCAAAGGTTCGTCCGGTACCAAAGCCGCCAAAACCAAAGGCCCGGCTTCGTCGGCCCGTAAAGCCAGAAGTTCCCCGGCCAAATCCACGCCCGATGACCTGACCCGCATCAAGGGGATTGGGCCGAAAATATCGGCAGCCCTGCAAGCAGCAGGCATCACCACCTTCGCCCAGCTTGCCAGGGCCAAACCAGAAACCCTGAAAGCCGCCCTGGCCGCCGCCAACCTTCGCTTCGCCCCAGGCCTCTCCACCTGGGCCAAACAGGCCGCCTACCTGGCTAAAGGCGACGAGAAAGGCTTTGCCGCCTACATCCAAAAAATCACCGCAGGACGGGAGTAG
- a CDS encoding aminopeptidase has product MSASFQEKLRRFAEVAVKVGVGLQKGQKLFVNANIEALPLTRLVVEEAYKAGSRLVVTQLYDEQLNLARYRHAPRDSFQEYAAFMVEARLKALDEGYAWLSILADDPEILRGQDPELIRQASQTTARFSKPFSDRISGFATNWCIIGAASPRWAQLVFPNDPPARQVERLWEAIFKVSRVNQPDPVAAWMAHAENLERRVQQLNAKRYAALRFRGPGTDLYVGLAEGHVWAGGAGQAQNGARCIPNMPTEEVFTTPHRERVEGWVRSTKPLSLHGNLLEGIRVRFEQGQVVEAQADRGQEILQHLLETDEGARRLGEVALVPHSSPISQTGLLFYEALYDENAASHIALGASYDECLEGGHELTPEQKRAAGANDSLIHIDWMIGSEHIDVDGITQSGRAEPLMQRGEWVE; this is encoded by the coding sequence ATGTCAGCCAGTTTCCAGGAAAAGCTGCGCCGGTTCGCCGAGGTCGCGGTCAAGGTTGGGGTGGGGCTCCAAAAGGGTCAGAAACTGTTTGTGAACGCCAACATCGAGGCGCTGCCGCTCACCCGCCTGGTGGTGGAAGAAGCCTACAAGGCGGGCTCGAGGCTGGTGGTGACCCAACTTTACGACGAGCAGCTCAACCTGGCGCGTTATCGCCATGCGCCACGGGACTCGTTTCAGGAGTACGCAGCTTTCATGGTGGAAGCCCGGCTCAAAGCCCTGGACGAAGGCTACGCCTGGCTGAGCATCCTGGCCGACGACCCCGAAATTCTGCGCGGGCAGGATCCCGAGCTGATTCGCCAGGCCTCGCAGACCACCGCCCGCTTCAGCAAACCCTTCTCGGATCGAATCAGTGGCTTTGCCACCAACTGGTGCATCATCGGGGCTGCCTCGCCGCGCTGGGCCCAACTGGTCTTCCCCAACGACCCCCCCGCCCGGCAGGTGGAACGCCTGTGGGAGGCTATTTTCAAGGTGAGCCGGGTGAACCAGCCCGACCCGGTAGCAGCCTGGATGGCTCATGCCGAGAACCTCGAGCGCCGCGTGCAGCAGCTCAATGCCAAGCGCTACGCTGCGCTGCGCTTCCGAGGACCGGGCACCGACCTGTATGTGGGACTGGCCGAAGGGCATGTGTGGGCGGGGGGAGCTGGACAGGCCCAAAACGGAGCCCGGTGCATTCCCAACATGCCCACCGAAGAGGTGTTCACCACCCCCCACCGCGAGCGGGTAGAGGGCTGGGTGCGAAGTACCAAGCCCCTGAGCCTGCATGGCAATTTACTCGAGGGCATCCGGGTTCGCTTTGAACAGGGCCAGGTGGTCGAGGCCCAGGCCGACAGGGGCCAGGAGATTTTGCAGCACCTGCTCGAGACCGACGAGGGTGCTCGGCGCCTGGGTGAGGTGGCCCTGGTGCCCCATAGCTCGCCCATCTCGCAAACCGGGCTGCTCTTCTACGAAGCCCTCTACGACGAAAACGCCGCCAGTCACATTGCTCTGGGCGCCAGCTACGACGAATGCCTGGAGGGAGGTCATGAACTGACTCCAGAACAAAAACGCGCCGCAGGAGCCAACGACAGCCTGATCCACATAGACTGGATGATCGGCTCAGAACACATAGACGTAGATGGCATCACCCAGAGTGGTCGGGCTGAACCCTTGATGCAGCGGGGGGAATGGGTCGAGTAG
- a CDS encoding SRPBCC family protein — protein sequence MPEVMSELYIPKPPQEVYAAARDLAGLKPYLKDVETLEVLEDHGTTSRTRFVAVAMGKKVHWIEDERWFDAEFRNEFDSKEGDFDVYRGSWIFLPEGEGTKAVLKLEYELNIPIFGGLLQKLVKKLMQENIDDLLRGLKERCTAA from the coding sequence ATGCCGGAAGTCATGTCCGAACTCTACATTCCCAAACCCCCCCAGGAGGTCTACGCTGCCGCTCGGGATCTTGCGGGCCTCAAACCCTACCTCAAGGATGTAGAAACCCTGGAGGTACTGGAAGACCACGGAACCACCTCGCGCACCCGGTTTGTGGCTGTTGCGATGGGCAAAAAGGTGCACTGGATTGAGGATGAGCGCTGGTTTGATGCCGAGTTCCGCAACGAATTTGATAGTAAAGAGGGCGACTTCGATGTCTACCGGGGTTCCTGGATCTTCTTGCCCGAGGGCGAGGGCACCAAGGCGGTATTGAAGCTCGAGTACGAACTCAACATTCCTATCTTTGGTGGCCTGCTGCAAAAACTGGTCAAAAAGCTCATGCAGGAAAACATAGACGACCTGTTGCGTGGCCTGAAGGAGCGCTGCACTGCGGCGTGA
- the cysS gene encoding cysteine--tRNA ligase, whose product MPLQIYNTLARAKQTFTPATPGYVGIYVCGPTVYSDPHLGHARGPIVYDVLRRWLRYQGYKVRFVSNITDVGHLTDDADEGEDKIQRRAKLERLEPMEVAEKYMWSYFDEMQALNVLRPDITPRAAGHIPEQIELTETLLQRGHAYVANGSVYFRVRSWPEFGKLSNRDIEEQEAGARVEVREEKEDPRDFALWKRADPEHIMRWNSPWGVGFPGWHIECSAMSLKYLGDGFDIHAGGVDLQFPHHEAEIAQAEAAGHPFARYWMHHYHVLLNGQKMAKSTGNLVSLAELRARYEPMYIRFYLLNSHYRSVLDFTDEGLEAAKNGYLRLLNAYREVHRLVHTAPGGKHPGLEHAVEEVHRAFAEALDDDLNTPQAIAALFNFVTELNKALTERPGRESLQKAEKVFAELGEGVLGLFPARVLQNQLGGALLEGLVRLLLDIREEARRNRNFALSDRIRDRLTELGVVVEDTREGPKWKVDV is encoded by the coding sequence ATGCCTTTGCAGATTTATAACACCCTCGCCAGGGCCAAACAGACCTTCACGCCGGCTACCCCCGGCTATGTGGGCATCTACGTCTGCGGCCCTACGGTTTACTCCGACCCCCACCTTGGGCATGCCCGCGGTCCCATCGTCTACGACGTGCTGCGACGTTGGTTGCGCTACCAGGGCTATAAGGTGCGCTTCGTCTCCAACATTACCGACGTGGGCCACCTGACCGACGACGCCGACGAGGGCGAGGACAAAATCCAGCGCAGAGCCAAACTCGAGCGCCTGGAGCCCATGGAAGTAGCCGAAAAATACATGTGGAGCTACTTCGACGAGATGCAGGCTCTAAACGTTCTGCGCCCCGACATCACCCCCCGCGCCGCCGGGCACATTCCCGAGCAGATTGAGCTGACCGAGACCCTGCTCCAGCGGGGTCATGCCTACGTGGCGAACGGTTCGGTGTATTTCCGGGTTCGGAGCTGGCCCGAGTTTGGCAAACTTTCCAACCGCGACATCGAAGAACAGGAGGCCGGGGCCCGGGTCGAGGTGCGCGAGGAAAAGGAAGACCCGCGGGACTTTGCCCTGTGGAAGAGGGCCGACCCCGAGCACATTATGCGTTGGAACTCGCCCTGGGGCGTGGGCTTTCCGGGCTGGCATATTGAATGCTCGGCCATGAGCCTCAAATACCTGGGCGACGGCTTCGACATTCACGCAGGGGGTGTAGACCTGCAATTCCCCCACCACGAGGCCGAAATTGCCCAGGCCGAGGCAGCCGGACACCCCTTTGCCCGCTACTGGATGCACCACTATCACGTGCTCCTGAACGGCCAAAAAATGGCCAAGAGTACCGGCAACCTGGTTTCGCTGGCCGAGCTACGGGCCCGGTACGAACCGATGTACATTCGGTTCTACTTGCTCAACAGCCACTACCGCAGCGTACTGGACTTTACCGACGAAGGTCTGGAGGCTGCCAAAAACGGCTACCTGCGCTTGCTGAATGCCTACCGGGAGGTACACCGGCTCGTCCACACGGCGCCCGGTGGCAAACACCCAGGCCTGGAGCACGCGGTGGAAGAGGTGCATCGGGCTTTTGCAGAAGCTCTGGACGACGATCTGAATACCCCCCAGGCCATTGCTGCGCTGTTTAACTTCGTTACCGAGCTCAATAAAGCCCTGACCGAGCGGCCCGGCAGGGAGAGCCTGCAAAAAGCCGAGAAGGTTTTCGCAGAGTTGGGCGAGGGGGTGTTGGGGCTGTTCCCTGCTCGAGTGCTACAAAACCAGTTGGGGGGCGCTTTGCTCGAGGGTCTGGTCAGGTTACTGCTGGACATCCGGGAAGAGGCTCGCCGCAACCGCAATTTTGCCCTTTCGGATCGCATTCGGGATCGCCTGACCGAACTGGGGGTGGTGGTTGAGGACACCCGCGAAGGCCCCAAATGGAAGGTTGACGTGTAG
- a CDS encoding GNAT family protein produces the protein MLAHRLDEDSELRLLQAHHAEALYALADRNRTHLRAWLAWVDSAHDLSFMLNFIRGRLEALAAGQGYSLSIWHKGGIAGVVGLYDLDQAARKAEIGYWLGQEFEGLGLMTRSVRALLDYAFGEVGLHRVQIKVHVDNLRSRAIPERLGLQLEGLLRNDGTLHGKPCDHALYAITDQEWFVRSSS, from the coding sequence ATGCTTGCCCACCGCCTGGATGAGGACAGCGAATTGCGCTTGCTGCAAGCTCACCACGCAGAGGCGCTTTACGCACTGGCCGACCGCAACCGCACCCACCTGCGCGCGTGGCTGGCGTGGGTGGATAGCGCCCACGATCTCTCGTTCATGTTGAATTTCATTCGTGGCCGCCTGGAGGCGCTGGCTGCTGGTCAGGGCTACAGCCTCTCGATCTGGCATAAAGGTGGTATAGCCGGAGTGGTGGGTCTGTACGACCTTGACCAGGCTGCCCGGAAGGCCGAGATTGGGTACTGGCTGGGCCAGGAATTCGAGGGCCTGGGCCTGATGACCCGTAGCGTCAGAGCACTACTCGATTACGCATTTGGTGAAGTCGGACTGCACCGGGTTCAGATCAAAGTGCATGTGGACAACCTGCGTAGCCGGGCCATACCGGAGCGGCTGGGCCTGCAACTAGAAGGATTGCTGCGTAACGACGGTACACTTCACGGCAAGCCCTGCGACCACGCCCTCTACGCCATCACCGACCAGGAGTGGTTCGTCCGAAGCTCAAGTTGA
- a CDS encoding GNAT family N-acetyltransferase, translated as MFSYLLDEHSELRLLLPHFAEALFALTNANRKHLRRFLPWVDANTTLEDTKAFIQGALDGFARGEQLPLTVWYRKKLAGTLTLFDIKPPHRTAEIGYWLGAAFEGKGLMARGVEALINYAFFEMGLNRLEIRASTKSLKSRAIPERLGFTLEGILRQEVWLHGKPQDMTL; from the coding sequence ATGTTCAGCTATCTGCTCGACGAGCATAGCGAACTCCGCTTGCTGCTGCCCCACTTTGCCGAAGCATTGTTCGCTCTCACCAACGCTAATCGCAAGCATCTGCGGCGCTTTTTACCTTGGGTGGATGCCAATACCACACTGGAAGATACCAAAGCCTTTATCCAGGGAGCTCTGGATGGCTTCGCCAGGGGCGAACAACTGCCCCTGACGGTCTGGTATCGGAAAAAGCTGGCCGGAACACTTACCTTGTTTGACATCAAGCCCCCTCACCGTACTGCCGAGATTGGCTACTGGTTGGGCGCGGCTTTTGAGGGTAAAGGGTTGATGGCTCGCGGGGTGGAGGCGCTGATAAATTATGCATTTTTCGAGATGGGCCTCAACCGCCTCGAGATCAGGGCCAGCACCAAAAGCCTCAAAAGCCGCGCCATTCCCGAGCGGCTGGGATTCACCCTCGAGGGCATTTTGCGCCAGGAAGTCTGGTTGCACGGCAAGCCGCAGGACATGACTCTTTGA
- a CDS encoding zinc metallopeptidase, translating to MTITFLLMIVVFVATLFIQFWLQRTYARYSRVANSRGVTGEQVARAILDAYGLHNVRVEMVPGALTDHYDPIAKAVRLSEPNFHSPSAAALAVAAHEVGHAIQDAKSFAWLRVRHSILPVANIGSMFGPWIFIAGMFMGATGLMSIGIWLFAAAALFQLVTLPVEFDASNRALNILKKMNFLDNSEMGGARAVLTAAAMTYVAALANSVATILHYVAIMMSNRE from the coding sequence ATGACGATAACGTTCTTACTGATGATTGTGGTTTTTGTGGCAACGCTGTTCATACAGTTCTGGCTCCAGCGCACCTATGCCCGCTACAGCCGGGTCGCCAACAGCCGGGGGGTGACGGGGGAGCAGGTAGCCCGCGCCATCCTGGACGCCTATGGGCTTCACAACGTGCGGGTGGAAATGGTACCCGGCGCTTTGACCGACCACTACGACCCGATTGCAAAGGCAGTACGCCTCTCTGAGCCCAACTTCCACTCCCCTTCCGCAGCCGCCCTCGCCGTAGCAGCGCACGAGGTGGGGCATGCCATCCAGGATGCCAAGAGCTTTGCCTGGTTGCGGGTTCGGCATAGCATCCTGCCGGTGGCCAATATCGGCAGCATGTTTGGCCCCTGGATCTTCATTGCCGGGATGTTCATGGGGGCTACCGGCCTGATGAGCATTGGTATCTGGCTCTTTGCCGCTGCAGCTCTGTTCCAGCTCGTAACCCTGCCGGTAGAGTTCGATGCCTCCAACCGGGCCCTGAACATCCTTAAAAAGATGAATTTCCTGGACAACAGCGAGATGGGGGGTGCTCGGGCCGTCCTGACCGCTGCCGCGATGACCTACGTAGCTGCCCTGGCCAACTCGGTGGCCACCATCCTGCACTACGTCGCCATCATGATGTCCAACCGCGAGTGA
- a CDS encoding stage V sporulation protein S codes for METLRVSGKSRPNSVAGAIAALLRSQSEVEVQAIGPEAVNQAVKAIAIARGYIAPDNLDLVVKPAFVKLELESEERTALRFTVRSQPLQP; via the coding sequence GTGGAAACGCTCCGTGTGTCCGGCAAGTCACGTCCCAACTCCGTCGCAGGAGCTATCGCTGCTCTACTGCGCTCCCAGAGCGAGGTCGAGGTTCAGGCTATTGGCCCCGAGGCGGTTAATCAGGCGGTCAAGGCTATCGCTATCGCCAGGGGATATATTGCCCCCGATAACCTCGATTTAGTTGTGAAACCGGCTTTTGTGAAGCTCGAGCTCGAGAGCGAGGAACGCACCGCCCTTCGCTTCACCGTACGTAGCCAGCCCCTGCAACCCTAG